The following are from one region of the Gammaproteobacteria bacterium genome:
- a CDS encoding HAD-IA family hydrolase codes for MDKHQLRSILFDLDGTFADTAPDLAAALNAVLARHGKATLPYEIIRPVASHGGIALIKLGFGIEENHDHFESLRQEFLDYYQENLCRETRVFPGIHELLNHIESSGQNWGIVTNKPAFLTDPLMLTLGFDARAACIISGDTLPTRKPHPAPMLLACGQAGSTPEQCLYIGDARRDIEAGRNAGMLTALANWGYIGQDDRPGQWGADLQFTNPGELLDWLR; via the coding sequence ATCGATAAACATCAACTTCGCAGCATTCTTTTCGATCTGGATGGCACGTTTGCCGATACGGCACCAGACCTGGCCGCGGCATTGAATGCCGTACTGGCCAGGCACGGAAAAGCCACTCTCCCCTACGAAATAATCAGGCCGGTTGCGTCGCATGGCGGGATTGCGCTGATCAAACTTGGTTTCGGGATTGAAGAAAACCATGACCATTTTGAATCGCTGCGCCAGGAGTTCCTCGATTACTACCAGGAGAATCTGTGCCGCGAAACCCGGGTGTTTCCGGGAATTCATGAGCTCCTGAATCATATTGAATCATCGGGACAGAACTGGGGTATTGTCACCAACAAACCCGCTTTCCTGACCGACCCACTCATGCTGACACTGGGTTTTGACGCGCGCGCTGCCTGCATAATCAGTGGCGACACCCTGCCGACCCGCAAACCGCACCCGGCTCCCATGCTGCTGGCCTGCGGCCAGGCCGGCAGCACTCCGGAGCAGTGCCTTTATATTGGCGATGCCCGCCGCGATATCGAGGCCGGTCGCAATGCCGGGATGCTGACAGCGCTGGCCAACTGGGGTTATATCGGCCAAGATGATCGGCCCGG
- the ubiG gene encoding bifunctional 2-polyprenyl-6-hydroxyphenol methylase/3-demethylubiquinol 3-O-methyltransferase UbiG, with product MTSNNVDYAEIAKFEELASRWWDAGSEFKPLHDINPLRLDFIDVRVGLSGKQVLDVGCGGGILSESMAVRGAAVTGIDMGEAPLAVARLHLKESGQQVDYQRITVEELADQRPGSFDVVTCMEMLEHVPEPASTIAACKRLVKPGGHVFFSTINRNPKAWLFAIVGAEYILRMLPKGTHDYRKLIKPSELGRWARQAGLDVRELTGMHYNPFSGQYRLGDGVDVNYLVYTVRATDS from the coding sequence ATGACGAGCAATAACGTCGATTACGCTGAAATTGCCAAATTTGAAGAACTGGCCTCACGCTGGTGGGATGCTGGCAGTGAATTCAAGCCGCTGCACGACATCAACCCTTTGCGCCTGGATTTTATTGATGTACGTGTTGGCTTGTCCGGGAAACAGGTGCTGGACGTCGGCTGCGGCGGCGGCATTTTGTCGGAAAGCATGGCGGTGCGAGGCGCTGCCGTTACCGGCATTGATATGGGTGAAGCGCCGCTGGCCGTGGCCAGGCTGCACCTGAAAGAATCCGGACAACAAGTGGACTACCAACGCATTACCGTGGAAGAGCTGGCCGATCAAAGACCGGGCAGTTTCGACGTGGTCACCTGCATGGAAATGCTGGAACACGTTCCGGAACCGGCGTCGACCATTGCTGCCTGCAAGCGCCTGGTAAAGCCTGGCGGGCACGTGTTCTTTTCCACCATCAATCGCAATCCCAAGGCATGGCTTTTTGCAATCGTCGGTGCCGAGTACATCCTGCGCATGTTGCCCAAGGGTACGCACGATTACCGAAAATTGATCAAGCCGTCCGAACTGGGCCGATGGGCGCGCCAGGCGGGTCTGGATGTGCGCGAACTCACCGGTATGCACTACAACCCGTTTTCAGGGCAATACCGCCTGGGTGACGGCGTCGATGTGAACTACCTGGTGTATACAGTACGCGCCACGGACAGCTAA